One Streptomyces sp. ML-6 DNA segment encodes these proteins:
- a CDS encoding 3-hydroxyacyl-CoA dehydrogenase NAD-binding domain-containing protein: MEFTTAGVVGAGVMGVGVAQNLAQTGHRVVLVDVSEEVLDNARRELRNSLRAHALFNKGSGVDPAAVFEKIDFTTDYELLAKADFVVENVTEDWGIKQQVYERIDRIVRPDVVFAVNTSAISITRVGSVTTRPERVIGMHFMNPVPMKPMVEVIRGHHTTPETIDTARRFLAGMGKECIVVEDVPGFVSNRVLMLTINEAAFLVQDGVAPAADVDRIFRTCFDHRMGPLETADLIGLDTILKSVEVLHESFNDSKYRPAPLLKKMVAAGLLGRKSGEGFHKYH, encoded by the coding sequence ATGGAATTCACGACAGCAGGAGTCGTCGGCGCGGGCGTCATGGGCGTCGGCGTCGCGCAGAACCTCGCGCAGACCGGTCACCGGGTGGTGCTCGTCGACGTCTCGGAGGAGGTCCTCGACAACGCGCGCCGCGAACTGCGCAACAGCCTCCGCGCCCACGCCCTGTTCAACAAGGGCTCGGGCGTCGACCCGGCGGCGGTCTTCGAGAAGATCGACTTCACCACCGACTACGAACTGCTGGCCAAGGCCGACTTCGTCGTCGAGAACGTCACCGAGGACTGGGGCATCAAGCAGCAGGTGTACGAGCGGATCGACCGCATCGTCCGCCCCGACGTGGTCTTCGCCGTCAACACCTCGGCGATCTCCATCACCCGCGTCGGCTCGGTGACCACCCGCCCCGAACGCGTCATCGGCATGCACTTCATGAACCCGGTCCCGATGAAGCCGATGGTCGAGGTGATCCGCGGCCACCACACCACGCCGGAGACCATCGACACCGCCCGCCGCTTCCTCGCCGGCATGGGCAAGGAGTGCATCGTCGTCGAGGACGTCCCCGGCTTCGTCTCCAACCGGGTCCTCATGCTCACCATCAACGAGGCGGCCTTCCTGGTCCAGGACGGCGTGGCCCCCGCGGCCGACGTCGACCGGATCTTCCGGACCTGCTTCGACCACCGGATGGGCCCGCTGGAGACCGCCGACCTGATCGGCCTCGACACCATCCTCAAGTCCGTCGAGGTGCTCCACGAGAGCTTCAACGACAGCAAGTACCGGCCCGCCCCGCTGCTCAAGAAGATGGTCGCCGCCGGCCTGCTGGGACGGAAGAGCGGCGAGGGATTCCACAAGTACCACTGA
- a CDS encoding phosphopantetheine-binding protein codes for MSTDNRTRIAEYLSRFFPVQDLKDDDDIFELGFVSSMFAMQLVSFVEHEFGITVENEDLELEYFRSIGALDAFVARKLSVPVPQ; via the coding sequence ATGAGCACGGACAACAGGACCCGGATCGCGGAGTACCTCTCCCGGTTCTTCCCGGTCCAGGACCTGAAGGACGACGACGACATCTTCGAACTCGGCTTCGTCAGCTCGATGTTCGCGATGCAGCTGGTCTCCTTCGTCGAGCACGAGTTCGGCATCACCGTCGAGAACGAGGACCTGGAGCTGGAGTACTTCCGCTCCATCGGCGCCCTCGACGCGTTCGTCGCCCGCAAGCTGTCCGTTCCGGTCCCGCAGTAG
- a CDS encoding acyl-CoA dehydrogenase family protein → MTGALTDRQAQAQKEFRAFADRHIAPHADAHHRTQRTPPGTIRLLADEGLLGLPVAEEYGGGGCDAVTLGLLAGELGRACSSLRSLLTVHTMVAHAIARWGSRSQKETWLPRLARGERIGALAVSEPGAGSDASGVTTRLVRDGDHWVVDGHKKWITYGGSADLFLVVGRSPEGPTALLVERDTPGLRTELIEDMIGIRASMTSHVRFENCRVPADNVLARPGLGVSHVVGAALDLGRYTVGWGCVGILDACLEASVDYAATREQFGSLIKEHQLVRSMISNMYTDAHAARLLCLEAGRLRDERHPGALAATSTAKYFAATAAGRAAADAVQIHGANGCSSAYPVQRLLGDSRVMEIIEGSAQLHQVGLAEYAFQERGPRSDR, encoded by the coding sequence ATGACCGGAGCGCTCACCGACCGGCAGGCGCAGGCCCAGAAGGAGTTCCGGGCCTTCGCCGACCGGCACATCGCCCCGCACGCGGACGCACACCACCGGACCCAGCGCACCCCGCCCGGGACCATCCGGCTCCTCGCCGACGAGGGCCTGCTCGGCCTCCCCGTCGCCGAGGAGTACGGCGGCGGCGGCTGCGACGCGGTCACCCTCGGCCTGCTCGCCGGCGAACTCGGCCGGGCCTGCTCCTCGCTCCGCAGCCTGCTCACCGTCCACACGATGGTGGCGCACGCGATCGCCCGCTGGGGCAGCCGCTCCCAGAAGGAGACCTGGCTGCCCCGGCTGGCCCGCGGCGAACGCATCGGCGCGCTCGCCGTGTCCGAACCGGGCGCGGGCAGCGACGCCTCGGGAGTCACCACCCGGCTCGTCCGCGACGGCGACCACTGGGTGGTCGACGGCCACAAGAAATGGATCACGTACGGCGGGAGCGCCGACCTGTTCCTGGTCGTCGGCCGCTCCCCGGAGGGCCCCACGGCCCTGCTCGTCGAACGGGACACCCCCGGACTGCGGACCGAGCTGATCGAGGACATGATCGGCATCCGGGCCTCGATGACCTCCCACGTACGCTTCGAAAACTGCCGCGTACCGGCGGACAACGTCCTGGCCAGGCCCGGCCTCGGGGTCTCCCACGTGGTCGGCGCCGCCCTCGACCTCGGCCGCTACACCGTCGGCTGGGGCTGCGTCGGCATCCTCGACGCCTGCCTGGAGGCGAGCGTCGACTACGCCGCGACCCGCGAGCAGTTCGGCTCCCTCATCAAGGAGCACCAGCTCGTCAGAAGCATGATCAGCAACATGTACACGGACGCGCACGCCGCCCGGCTGCTGTGTCTGGAGGCCGGACGGCTGCGCGACGAACGCCACCCCGGCGCCCTGGCCGCGACCTCCACCGCCAAGTACTTCGCCGCCACCGCCGCCGGCCGCGCCGCGGCGGACGCCGTCCAGATCCACGGCGCCAACGGCTGCAGCTCCGCATACCCCGTCCAGCGCCTCCTCGGCGACTCCAGGGTCATGGAGATCATCGAGGGCAGCGCACAGCTCCACCAGGTGGGGCTCGCCGAGTACGCGTTCCAGGAACGCGGACCGAGGAGTGACCGATGA
- a CDS encoding HAD-IIIC family phosphatase, translating to MTTTTVTTVKCVVWDLDNTVWDGVLLEDGDVTLRPAVVEAIRTLDERGILHSIASRNDHDAATAKLAEFGIAEYFLHPQIHWGNKSDSVKAVAEAINIGIDTLAFVDDQPFERDEVGFAHPQVLCIDALDAPGIPELPAMQPRFVTADSRERRHLYRADIRRKDAEQAHRGTDEDFLASLGMRFTIAPAQERDLQRAEELTVRTNQLNATGYTYSYEELDAFRRSPDHDLLVAGLEDTYGTYGKIGLALVERGEDAWTVKLLLMSCRVMSRGVGSVLLNHLIRSAHDAGVALRAEFVPTSRNRTMFVTYKFSGFREVGRNGDVSVLEHDGTRIQGFPPYMDVMVEH from the coding sequence ATGACGACGACCACCGTGACGACCGTCAAGTGCGTGGTGTGGGACCTCGACAACACGGTGTGGGACGGGGTGCTGCTGGAGGACGGCGACGTCACCCTGCGCCCCGCCGTCGTGGAGGCGATCCGCACCCTCGACGAGCGCGGCATCCTCCACTCGATCGCCAGCCGCAACGACCACGACGCGGCCACGGCGAAGCTGGCGGAGTTCGGCATCGCCGAGTACTTCCTCCACCCGCAGATCCACTGGGGCAACAAGTCGGACTCCGTCAAGGCGGTCGCCGAGGCCATCAACATCGGCATCGACACCCTGGCCTTCGTCGACGACCAGCCCTTCGAACGCGACGAGGTCGGCTTCGCCCACCCGCAGGTGCTGTGCATCGACGCCCTCGACGCCCCGGGAATCCCCGAACTGCCCGCGATGCAGCCCCGGTTCGTCACCGCGGACTCCCGCGAACGCCGCCACCTCTACCGGGCCGACATCCGGCGCAAGGACGCCGAGCAGGCCCACCGGGGCACCGACGAGGACTTCCTCGCCTCGCTCGGCATGCGCTTCACCATCGCCCCCGCCCAGGAACGCGACCTCCAGCGCGCCGAGGAACTGACCGTACGCACCAACCAGCTCAACGCCACCGGCTACACCTACTCCTACGAGGAGCTGGACGCCTTCCGCCGCTCGCCCGACCACGACCTCCTCGTGGCCGGACTGGAGGACACCTACGGCACCTACGGCAAGATCGGCCTCGCCCTCGTCGAACGCGGCGAGGACGCCTGGACCGTGAAACTGCTGCTGATGTCCTGCCGCGTCATGTCCCGCGGTGTCGGCTCCGTACTGCTCAACCACCTGATCCGCAGCGCCCACGACGCCGGCGTCGCACTGCGCGCCGAGTTCGTGCCCACCAGCCGCAACCGGACCATGTTCGTCACCTACAAGTTCTCCGGCTTCCGCGAGGTCGGCAGGAACGGCGACGTGTCCGTCCTCGAACACGACGGCACCCGCATCCAGGGCTTCCCGCCGTACATGGACGTCATGGTCGAGCACTGA